From Pseudocalidococcus azoricus BACA0444, the proteins below share one genomic window:
- a CDS encoding P-II family nitrogen regulator, translating into MAKPAKKLVIVTEKILLKKIAKIIEEAGATGYTVMETGGKGSRNVRSSGQPNVSDTQANVKFEVLTSDRDMAESIADEVAVKFFLDFAGVIYICDAEVLYGHSFCGPEGC; encoded by the coding sequence ATGGCCAAACCAGCCAAAAAGCTTGTCATTGTCACGGAAAAGATTCTGCTGAAAAAGATCGCTAAGATCATCGAAGAAGCCGGGGCGACTGGTTACACGGTGATGGAGACAGGCGGTAAAGGCAGTCGCAATGTGCGCTCGTCGGGACAACCCAACGTTTCCGATACCCAAGCGAATGTAAAGTTTGAGGTGCTTACGTCCGACCGGGATATGGCCGAGAGTATTGCCGATGAGGTCGCAGTAAAGTTTTTCCTCGATTTTGCGGGCGTTATTTATATCTGTGACGCGGAGGTACTGTACGGACACAGTTTCTGTGGGCCAGAAGGCTGTTAA
- a CDS encoding phosphoribosylanthranilate isomerase, which produces MLMLKICGLTQAPQAIEIAKLGVDAIGFICVPLSPRYIDPFKIQEITEKLAGFPNLLRVGVFANLELETIQKTVDIGQINTIQLHGQESPEFVTTLRTKFPNYTLIKALGVKDQASLDQAKIYAPLVDILLLDAYHPEQLGGTGRAWDWNLLKHFRPGCPWWLAGGLNPDNVVEAIRLTNPDGIDLSSGVELSPGVKNLTKVQALIQTLQPFRP; this is translated from the coding sequence ATGCTAATGCTCAAAATTTGTGGACTGACCCAAGCCCCGCAAGCGATAGAAATTGCCAAGTTGGGTGTAGATGCCATTGGCTTTATTTGTGTGCCCCTTTCCCCCCGTTATATTGACCCGTTCAAAATCCAGGAGATTACCGAAAAATTAGCTGGGTTTCCAAACCTATTAAGGGTGGGTGTTTTTGCCAATCTTGAGCTAGAAACCATCCAAAAGACAGTTGATATTGGGCAAATTAATACAATTCAATTGCACGGCCAAGAATCACCGGAATTTGTCACCACCCTCAGAACTAAATTCCCCAATTACACCCTAATCAAAGCCCTAGGAGTTAAAGATCAAGCCAGTTTAGACCAGGCCAAAATCTATGCTCCATTAGTGGATATTTTGCTGTTGGATGCTTATCACCCGGAACAACTCGGCGGCACTGGCCGGGCCTGGGATTGGAATTTACTCAAGCACTTTCGGCCAGGTTGTCCATGGTGGTTGGCGGGGGGCTTAAACCCAGACAATGTTGTTGAAGCAATTAGATTAACTAATCCTGATGGCATTGACCTCTCCAGTGGGGTTGAGTTAAGTCCAGGGGTTAAGAATTTAACAAAAGTCCAGGCCCTAATTCAAACTTTGCAGCCGTTTCGCCCATAA